From the Cervus elaphus chromosome 20, mCerEla1.1, whole genome shotgun sequence genome, one window contains:
- the LOC122676850 gene encoding ubiquitin carboxyl-terminal hydrolase 17-like protein 6 encodes APGSAGLAPGHQVALSWRGPWGVGAGLQNLGNTCYVNAALQCLSHTLPLASWMVSQQHATLCPARTSCTLCAMRAHVTRALLHPGEVILPHKDLLAGFHTHRQEDAHEFLMFTLNAMQQGCLSASQPSGHPSEDTTLIRQIFGGTWRSQIQCLHCLGVSDTFDPYLDISLDITAAQSVEQALRELVKPEKLDAENAYDCGLCLRKVPATKRLTLHSTSQVLVLVLKPLTQVSRAKRAQEVCYPQCLDLQPYTSERKAGPLAYVLYAVLVHSGWSCERGHYFSYVRAGNGQWYKMDDAKVSACDASAALSQSAYVLFYSR; translated from the coding sequence gctcctgggtcagcagggctggcgcctggccaccaagtcgccctgagttggagggggccgtggggggtcggggctgggcttcagaatctggggaacacctgctacgtgaatgcagcgctgcagtgtctgagccacacgctgcccctggccagctggatggtgtcccagcagcacgccaccctctgtccggcccgcacctcctgcacgctctgtgccatGCGAGCTCACgtgacccgagccctccttcacccgggagaggtgatcctgccccacaaggacctgctggcgggcttccacacACACCGGCAGGaagatgcccacgagtttctgatgttcactctgaatgccatgcagcaagggtgcttgagtgcatcccagccgtcgggccatccctccgaggacaccaccctcatccggcagatcttcggcgggacgtggaggtctcagatccagtgtctCCACTGCCTCGGTGTCTCGGACACGTTCgacccttatctggacatcagcctggatatcacggcggctcagagtgtggagcaagctctgagagagctggtgaagcccgagaagctggacgctgaaaacgcctatgactgtggcctttgtctccggaaggtgcctgccaccaagaggttgactttgcacagcacgtcccaggtcctggtgctggtgctgaagccgttgacacaggtgagcagggccaaaagggctcaggaagtgtgctatccccagtgcctcgacctgcagccctacacgtctgagcggaaggcagggccactggcctacgtgctctatgccgtgctggtgcactccgggtggagctgtgagcgaggacactacttttcctacgtgcgagcgggcaacggccagtggtataagatggacgatgccaaggtgagcgcctgtgacgcgAGTGCTGCCCTAAGCCAGAGtgcctacgtgctcttctactcccgg
- the LOC122676849 gene encoding ubiquitin carboxyl-terminal hydrolase 17-like protein 6, with protein sequence APGSAGLAPGHQVALSWRGPWGVGAGLQNLGNTCYVNAALQCLSHTPPLASWMVSQQHATLCPARTSCTLCAMRAHVTRALLHPGEVILPHKDLLAGFHTHRQEDAHEFLMFTLNAMQQGCLSASQPSGHPSEDTTLIRQIFGGTWRSQIQCLHCLGVSDTFDPYLDISLDITAAQSVEQALRELVKPEKLDAENAYDCGLCLRKVPATKRLTLHSTSQVLVLVLKPLTQVSRAKRAQEVCYPQCLDLQPYTSERKAGPLAYVLYAVLVHSGWSCERGHYFSYVRAGNGQWYKMDDAKVSACDASAALSQSAYVLFYSR encoded by the coding sequence gctcctgggtcagcagggctggcgcctggccaccaagtcgccctgagttggagggggccgtggggggtcggggctgggcttcagaatctggggaacacctgctacgtgaatgcagcgctgcagtgtctgagccacacgccgcccctggccagctggatggtgtcccagcagcacgccaccctctgtccggcccgcacctcctgcacgctctgtgccatGCGAGCTCACgtgacccgagccctccttcacccgggagaggtgatcctgccccacaaggacctgctggcgggcttccacacACACCGGCAGGaagatgcccacgagtttctgatgttcactctgaatgccatgcagcaagggtgcttgagtgcatcccagccgtcgggccatccctccgaggacaccaccctcatccggcagatcttcggcgggacgtggaggtctcagatccagtgtctCCACTGCCTCGGTGTCTCGGACACGTTCgacccttatctggacatcagcctggatatcacggcggctcagagtgtggagcaagctctgagagagctggtgaagcccgagaagctggacgctgaaaacgcctatgactgtggcctttgtctccggaaggtgcctgccaccaagaggttgactttgcacagcacgtcccaggtcctggtgctggtgctgaagccgttgacacaggtgagcagggccaaaagggctcaggaagtgtgctatccccagtgcctcgacctgcagccctacacgtctgagcggaaggcagggccactggcctacgtgctctatgccgtgctggtgcactccgggtggagctgtgagcgaggacactacttttcctacgtgcgagcgggcaacggccagtggtataagatggacgatgccaaggtgagcgcctgtgacgcgAGTGCTGCCCTAAGCCAGAGtgcctacgtgctcttctactcccgg